The Tistrella mobilis genome window below encodes:
- a CDS encoding DUF4269 domain-containing protein — protein sequence MTPRVPYQEALRRIGYPGRLAGFDPHPAGTPPLGLDRPESDIDLLCHAPDPEALAAVAWADFRYLPGFSMHRWCGDGRPVVVRFVSAGWPVEIFGSPLPVAEQPGWRHFEVERRLLALGGPGLRRQVIAARDRGLKTEPAFAAVLGLDGDPYAAMLAVADLDDDGLRRLLRRAKVSV from the coding sequence ATGACCCCACGCGTGCCCTACCAGGAAGCCCTGCGCCGGATCGGTTATCCCGGGCGGCTTGCGGGTTTCGATCCGCATCCGGCCGGCACGCCGCCGCTCGGTCTCGACCGGCCGGAGAGCGATATCGACCTGCTGTGCCATGCCCCCGATCCCGAGGCGCTGGCGGCGGTGGCCTGGGCCGATTTCCGCTACCTGCCCGGCTTTTCGATGCATCGCTGGTGTGGCGACGGCCGGCCGGTGGTGGTGCGCTTCGTCTCGGCCGGCTGGCCGGTCGAAATCTTCGGCAGCCCGCTGCCGGTGGCGGAGCAGCCGGGCTGGCGCCATTTCGAGGTCGAGCGCCGGCTGCTCGCCCTCGGCGGGCCGGGCCTGCGACGGCAGGTGATCGCTGCGCGCGACCGGGGCCTCAAGACCGAGCCCGCCTTCGCGGCGGTGCTCGGTCTGGACGGCGACCCTTATGCGGCGATGCTGGCGGTGGCGGATCTGGACGATGACGGGCTCCGCCGCCTGCTCCGGCGGGCGAAGGTCAGCGTCTGA
- a CDS encoding glycosyltransferase translates to MARLLLLTAGTEGDVRPFVNLAARLVARGHEVGLAAPAGDAGMVAESGARHLKLAIDFRDMARQGQAHAAGLPGLIDRLARAGTLTRVADALFETTARGRSFRPDAIIAHPKYTGAADLAQALHVPWAQVALLPCIAPTAVVPNAALFARDMGPWANRASYCLTPLLARPLAGRTDRWRAEILGLPPRRKAPPPAARLVLNAFSTALLPRIDDWGPEVATTGFWRAEDDETADTGLPIEAAAFATRATARRRPLIHIGFGSMSGVDGNGVARSLARAIERADVAALVTTGWGGIDGRALDRLAGDRVLVLDRMPHARVFPHVDLVVHHGGVGTLATGLMAGRAAVICPWGADQPFWAARAVAGGYGLRGPGLRQLAAGGLGTGDRLGRTIRRALRHGPLTDTARRIGRRLRAEDGAHAAMLAIEDMLRGG, encoded by the coding sequence ATGGCCCGCCTGCTGCTGCTCACCGCCGGTACCGAGGGGGATGTCCGCCCCTTCGTCAATCTGGCGGCGCGGCTGGTGGCACGCGGTCACGAGGTGGGGCTGGCCGCCCCCGCAGGCGATGCGGGAATGGTCGCCGAAAGCGGCGCCCGGCATCTGAAACTCGCCATCGATTTCCGCGACATGGCCCGGCAGGGGCAAGCCCATGCCGCCGGCCTGCCCGGGCTGATCGACCGGCTGGCCCGGGCCGGCACGCTGACCCGCGTCGCCGACGCGCTGTTCGAGACCACCGCCCGCGGACGCAGCTTCCGGCCCGATGCGATCATCGCCCATCCGAAATACACCGGTGCCGCCGATCTGGCCCAGGCACTGCACGTGCCCTGGGCGCAGGTGGCGCTGCTGCCCTGCATCGCCCCCACGGCCGTGGTGCCGAATGCCGCCCTGTTCGCCCGCGATATGGGCCCCTGGGCGAACCGGGCGAGCTATTGCCTCACCCCCCTGCTCGCCCGACCGCTGGCCGGCCGCACCGATCGCTGGCGCGCGGAAATCCTGGGTCTGCCACCACGTCGCAAGGCGCCGCCCCCTGCGGCGCGGCTGGTGCTCAACGCCTTTTCAACCGCCCTGTTGCCACGCATCGACGACTGGGGGCCCGAGGTCGCAACCACCGGCTTCTGGCGCGCTGAAGACGACGAGACGGCCGATACCGGCCTGCCGATCGAGGCGGCGGCCTTCGCCACCCGCGCAACCGCCCGCAGGCGACCGCTGATCCATATCGGGTTCGGCAGCATGAGCGGGGTGGACGGCAACGGCGTCGCACGTTCGCTGGCCCGCGCGATCGAGCGCGCCGATGTGGCGGCGCTGGTCACCACCGGCTGGGGCGGCATCGACGGCCGGGCGCTGGACCGCCTGGCCGGCGACCGGGTGCTGGTGCTGGACCGCATGCCCCATGCCCGGGTCTTCCCGCATGTCGATCTGGTGGTTCATCACGGCGGGGTGGGCACGCTGGCGACCGGGCTGATGGCCGGCCGCGCCGCGGTGATCTGCCCCTGGGGCGCCGACCAGCCCTTCTGGGCCGCCCGGGCCGTGGCGGGCGGCTATGGCCTGCGGGGCCCGGGGCTGCGCCAGCTGGCGGCGGGCGGCCTCGGCACCGGCGACCGGCTGGGCCGCACGATCCGCCGCGCGCTCCGCCACGGCCCGCTGACCGACACCGCCCGCCGGATCGGCCGCAGGCTGCGCGCCGAAGACGGCGCGCATGCGGCCATGCTGGCGATCGAGGACATGTTGCGCGGCGGGTGA
- a CDS encoding DNA recombination protein RmuC, whose translation MPDFASLDPVPLAIAALLLVVLVAGGWVAAAAARRARAAEDAALDQAEILERLAGDLARAQAQQAGRMEQVVAALAAQQAQVDARLQTQERMIAETVDARLTTLSARLEHRFDLEGTRAAQAAADLRARLAVIDQAQRNIADLGQKVVGLQDILANKQARGAFGEVQLADLVGQMLPPGAYAMQATLSNGRRADCLIHLPHPPGPIVVDAKFPLESFHLLRQADSDARRTEAARAFRTAVMAHVKAISDRYLIPGETADGAVMFLPSEAVYAELHGNFQDVVEKAFRARVWIVSPTTLMATLTTIRAVLKDVRVREQAAEIRAQVTALLDDLARLDDRAAKLVRHFEQAAEDLRGVRLSADRAARRAERIDALQLGDRGTEDEAG comes from the coding sequence ATGCCTGATTTCGCCAGCCTCGATCCCGTTCCGCTCGCTATTGCGGCCCTGCTGCTGGTGGTGCTGGTCGCCGGCGGCTGGGTTGCGGCGGCGGCCGCCCGCCGGGCGCGTGCAGCCGAGGATGCCGCTCTCGACCAGGCGGAGATCCTGGAACGGCTGGCAGGGGATCTGGCCCGTGCCCAGGCCCAGCAGGCGGGGCGGATGGAACAGGTGGTGGCGGCCCTTGCCGCCCAGCAGGCGCAGGTGGATGCCCGGCTTCAGACCCAGGAGCGGATGATCGCCGAAACGGTAGATGCCCGCCTGACCACGCTTTCGGCCCGGCTGGAGCATCGCTTCGATCTGGAAGGCACCCGTGCCGCCCAGGCGGCGGCGGATCTGCGCGCCCGGCTGGCGGTGATCGATCAGGCCCAGCGCAACATCGCCGATCTGGGACAGAAGGTGGTCGGGTTGCAGGACATCCTGGCCAACAAACAGGCCCGCGGCGCCTTCGGCGAGGTCCAGCTTGCCGATCTGGTCGGCCAGATGCTGCCGCCCGGCGCCTATGCGATGCAGGCCACCCTGTCCAACGGCCGCCGTGCCGACTGCCTGATCCATCTGCCGCATCCGCCGGGGCCGATCGTCGTCGACGCCAAATTTCCGCTGGAAAGCTTCCATCTGCTCCGCCAGGCCGATAGCGATGCCCGGCGGACCGAGGCGGCGCGCGCCTTCCGCACGGCGGTCATGGCCCATGTGAAGGCGATTTCGGACCGCTATCTGATCCCCGGCGAAACGGCGGACGGCGCGGTGATGTTCCTGCCCTCGGAAGCCGTCTATGCCGAGCTGCACGGCAATTTTCAGGACGTGGTGGAAAAGGCCTTCCGCGCCCGGGTCTGGATCGTTTCTCCCACCACGCTGATGGCGACGCTGACCACCATCCGGGCGGTGCTCAAGGATGTGCGGGTGCGCGAGCAGGCGGCCGAGATCCGTGCCCAGGTCACCGCCCTGCTCGACGATCTCGCCCGGCTCGACGACCGGGCGGCGAAGCTGGTCCGCCATTTCGAACAGGCGGCAGAGGATCTGCGCGGCGTCCGTCTGTCGGCCGACCGGGCCGCCCGCCGGGCGGAGCGCATCGACGCCCTGCAGCTGGGCGACCGGGGCACGGAGGACGAGGCCGGCTGA
- a CDS encoding Dps family protein has product MPKKTPAADLATPSDLGGKNARGVAEVLNAILADSFALYLKTKNFHWHVSGPHFRDYHLLLDEQATQILGTTDQIAERVRKIGHTTLRSIGHISKLQSIKDNDAEFVSARDMLTELREDNLALVKQLREAKEIVDEAKDNATSGILDEWTDLAEQRAWFLFEAAREG; this is encoded by the coding sequence ATGCCGAAGAAAACGCCCGCCGCCGACCTCGCCACCCCGTCCGATCTCGGCGGCAAGAATGCCCGCGGAGTGGCCGAGGTGCTGAACGCCATTCTGGCCGACAGCTTCGCGCTCTACCTCAAGACCAAGAATTTCCACTGGCACGTGTCGGGCCCGCATTTCCGGGACTATCACCTGCTGCTCGACGAGCAGGCGACCCAGATCCTGGGCACCACCGACCAGATCGCCGAGCGGGTCCGCAAGATCGGCCACACCACGCTGCGCTCGATCGGCCACATCTCGAAACTGCAGTCGATCAAGGACAACGACGCCGAGTTCGTGTCGGCCCGCGACATGCTGACGGAGCTGCGCGAGGACAATCTGGCCCTGGTGAAGCAGCTGCGCGAGGCCAAGGAGATCGTCGACGAGGCGAAGGACAACGCCACCTCCGGCATCCTGGACGAGTGGACCGATCTTGCCGAGCAGCGCGCCTGGTTCCTGTTCGAGGCCGCGCGCGAGGGCTGA
- the recR gene encoding recombination mediator RecR, translating to MAAPEIEKLVTLLARLPGLGPRSARRAALTLLRRREALMMPLADALAKAAAEVKSCTICGNLDARDPCGVCADERRDPAQLCVVEQVADLWAMERAGAFRGRYHVLGGTLSALDGIGPDELGIPKLAARVAEGGITEVVMALPATVDGQTTAHYIADRLTEAAPEANITRLAHGMPVGGALDYMDDGTIQAALKARRPV from the coding sequence ATGGCCGCACCCGAGATCGAGAAGCTCGTGACCCTGCTCGCCCGCCTGCCGGGTCTGGGCCCGCGCTCGGCCAGGCGCGCGGCACTGACCCTGTTGAGACGGCGCGAGGCGCTGATGATGCCGCTGGCGGACGCACTGGCCAAGGCGGCGGCCGAGGTCAAAAGCTGCACGATCTGCGGCAATCTGGACGCCCGCGACCCTTGCGGGGTCTGCGCGGACGAGCGGCGCGACCCCGCCCAGCTCTGCGTGGTGGAACAGGTGGCGGATCTCTGGGCGATGGAGCGGGCCGGCGCCTTCCGGGGCCGCTATCACGTGCTGGGCGGCACGCTCTCGGCCCTCGACGGCATCGGCCCCGACGAGCTGGGCATCCCGAAACTGGCGGCGCGGGTGGCGGAAGGCGGCATCACCGAAGTGGTGATGGCCCTGCCCGCCACCGTCGACGGCCAGACCACCGCCCATTACATCGCCGACCGCCTGACAGAGGCGGCACCCGAGGCCAATATCACCCGCCTCGCCCATGGCATGCCGGTGGGCGGCGCGCTCGACTATATGGATGACGGTACCATTCAGGCCGCGCTCAAGGCGCGGCGGCCGGTCTGA